AACCGAGAGCCTATGTTGCGCGTTATTCGAAATCATCGTCATGCGGCCTATAGCAAAAAAGATGGTTATGAATCTTTAGAAATAAATCCTGTTCCATTGGATGAAGAAAATTGCCCTTATCAAGCTCTCGTATCAAAAGCGCGGCAGTCTTGGGACGAAGCATTGTCTTTAGGGGAACAATTCGGATACAGAAACGCTCAGGTTACGGTTATTGCTCCCACGGGGACAATTGGTCTGGTGATGGACTGCGATACCACGGGAATTGAACCAGACTTTGCTTTGGTGAAATTCAAGAAACTTGCCGGGGGTGGATACTTTAAAATCATCAACCAAATGGTTCCAAGTGCTTTAAGAACCTTGGGCTATTCGGAAACGGAAATTGAAGAAATGACCCGTTACGCCGTGGGTCATGGGACGCTCGAAAATGGTCCTCATGTCAACTTTGAAACTCTAAAGACCAAAGGGTTTACAGACGCAGTTTTAAATTCAATCAAGACATCTTTAAAAAGTGCCTTTGATATTAAATTCGTCTTTAACAAATGGACTTTGGGTGAAGAATTTTGCACAGATGTTCTGAAGTTTTCTAAGGAACAACTGGATTCGCCCCAATTTGATATGCTGCTGTCCCTGGGATTCAGCAAAGACCACATTGAAGAAGCGAATGCTTACTGTTGCGGAACTATGACTCTTGAGGGTGCACCCCATCTGAAAGATGAGCATCTGTCTGTCTTTGATTGTGCATCCCCCTGTGGTCGTATTGGCAAAAGATATCTTTCTGTTGAAAGTCATATTCGCATGATGGCAGCGGCCCAACCCTTCATTTCAGGGGCTATCTCCAAAACCATTAATATGCATAACCAGGCTACCATTGAAGAATGCAAAAAAGCGTATCTTCTATCTTGGGAATTGGGTCTGAAGGCCAATGCCTTGTACCGTGATGGATCTAAGCTGTCTCAACCATTGAATTCCAGCACTTTTGTGTTAGAGGACGAAGATGAGTCCGAAGTGGTGCAAGAGCTTCTTGCCCAATCTAAACCTGCCCAAACGGCAGCCATTGTGGAGCGCATTATTGAAAAAATCATCCACAAGGCGGAAAGGCGTTCTTTGCCCTTGCGTCGTAAGGGATACACGCAAAAAGCTTCTGTGGGTGGGCACAAAGTCTACATCCGTACAGGGGAATATGAAGACGGAAAATTAGGTGAAATTTTCATCGACATGCATAAAGAGGGCGCAGCCTTCCGCAGCCTGATGAACAACTTTGCCATGGCGATTTCCATTGGTCTTCAATATGGAACGCCCCTAGAAGAATTCGTTGAAGCCTTTACGTTCACGCGGTTTGAACCTGCCGGAATGGTAACTGGAAACGATGCCATCAAGATGGCAACATCGATTTCCGATTACATTTTCCGGGAATTGGCCATTTCATATCTGGGGCGGACAGATTTAGCCCATGTGAATATTCAAGATTTGATGCCTGATAGCATTTCTATTCCAACCAGTAGTGCTCCTGAAGCATCCCCTGTTCAAAAAGCGGCCAGCAATGGGTACATGCGAAAAAATATTTATGTTCTGAATAAAGGAGCGACGGCTCGACAAGAGGCGCCTTCAGCCTCAGCCGGGGCTCTACAAGCTGGGGCAACAGCCCTGCAAACAGCTCCTGTTGTGGAACAAGAAGAATCTACAGATGATTACTCAAAGAAGATACGGGAAGCCCGCATGAAAGGCTACGAAGGGGACGCCTGTGGCGATTGCGGAAATTTCACACTGGTTCGGAATGGAACGTGTATGAAGTGTAATACCTGTGGCAGCACCAGCGGCTGCTCGTAAAAAAACCCTTCTTTTGGGGTCTTCCATCGCAAAACTGGAAGATGTACATGTCAAGCCTTCGACCCTGGTTTCACGCGGATTGCCCGTAAAACATTGGTTTTTAGGGGAAGAGCTTTTTGGCCGATTATTTTGTGAAATGCCCTCCCAATTGATTCCCTCGGGCTTTGACCCGAGGGTCTCGCGGGTGCGGAACGCGCCCTCGCGTTAGGTCACACCAAAAAATAAGGGGTGGGTCCTCGGGTCAAACCCAAGGAGTTCAAGAAGGTGATGTATCTTTTTCCCTTGCCTTTTTTTCCAAAAAAGCTAATATTCAGAAAAAGAGTTTGAAGCGACTTCAAATTCAAATAATAAAAAAAGTAAGCGTGGAGTTCCTGTGATTGCAACACATAGAACCCCACTAATCGTATAAACCTAAAACGGAGGTCTACATGACTGATCACAATCTAAACGATTTTCTCTATACTTTAAAGAGCCTTGATGCACACTATAAGCGTTTGATTGATCTATTGGATCATCAAAAGCAAATGGAGGATGGCATTCTCAATACATTAAGAGACATTCGTTTTCTTCACGCGGAGGTGCGCTATACTTATTTGCGTCCGCCGCGTGAAACTTTGCAGTAAAAAGAAAGCTGGATTGCTTCGTCAGCCTGCGGCTTCCTCTGGATGACGAGAGCCGGACTCACCCCAATTGGATTCCCTCGGGCTTCTACCCGAGGGTCTAAGGGTGCGGAACGCAGGTCCGTTAGGTTAGCAGAAGAAGTAAGGCGTGGGTCCTCGGGTCAAGCCCGAGGAATTCAAAAAAAGAGAGCCCGAGGAAAGCAAGGGGGGCTCGAGGAATTCAAGGGGGGGATGAGGAAGGCAAAAAAGAGACACTCAAAGATGACAGAAGGGGAAGAATTTCTACAGCTCACACCACAAAGGAACATGATCTGACGGTCTTGTCTTTCCCCGCCAATCGCGATCGACACCCACTTTTTTCACGTGAGACTGGGCCAGGGGTGA
This window of the Alphaproteobacteria bacterium genome carries:
- a CDS encoding vitamin B12-dependent ribonucleotide reductase, translated to MRIERHFTQVGKSPYEGIAFKKISCEIKNPDGTIVFQLKNVEVPESWSQVASDVLAQKYFRKAGVPSALKTVAEKDIPAWLYRSVADEAALAKLPEDEQFGAETSSQQVFDRLVGTWTYWAWKGGYFDTEADAQTYFDEMRYMLCLQFAAPNSPQWFNTGLHWAYGIDGPAQGHYYVDPKTKELVKSASSYERPQPHACFIQSVQDDLVNEGGIMDLWVREARLFKYGSGTGTNFSNLRGNGESLSGGGKSSGMMSFLRIGDRAAGAIKSGGTTRRAAKMVTVNIDHPDIEEYINWKMIEEQKVSSLVSGSKLTRRHLNNIMKACYEGNAETAEVDLKKNEPLKLAIKEARKVLIPDNYIQRILQLASQGEKTIDFKDYDTDWNSEAYSTVSGQNSNNSVRVTNDFIRRALQGESWDLIGRRNGKVFKTVNARDLWNKIGYAAWACADPGLQYDTTVNEWHTCPNHGTIKASNPCSEYMFLDDTACNLASLNLMKFHKTSEGKNSFDLEGYVYAVRLWTLTLEIAVEMSQLPSKEIALGTYKYRTLGLGYANIGGLLMASGLSYDSKEARALAAALTAVMTGVSYKTSAEMAKELGTFEGFADNREPMLRVIRNHRHAAYSKKDGYESLEINPVPLDEENCPYQALVSKARQSWDEALSLGEQFGYRNAQVTVIAPTGTIGLVMDCDTTGIEPDFALVKFKKLAGGGYFKIINQMVPSALRTLGYSETEIEEMTRYAVGHGTLENGPHVNFETLKTKGFTDAVLNSIKTSLKSAFDIKFVFNKWTLGEEFCTDVLKFSKEQLDSPQFDMLLSLGFSKDHIEEANAYCCGTMTLEGAPHLKDEHLSVFDCASPCGRIGKRYLSVESHIRMMAAAQPFISGAISKTINMHNQATIEECKKAYLLSWELGLKANALYRDGSKLSQPLNSSTFVLEDEDESEVVQELLAQSKPAQTAAIVERIIEKIIHKAERRSLPLRRKGYTQKASVGGHKVYIRTGEYEDGKLGEIFIDMHKEGAAFRSLMNNFAMAISIGLQYGTPLEEFVEAFTFTRFEPAGMVTGNDAIKMATSISDYIFRELAISYLGRTDLAHVNIQDLMPDSISIPTSSAPEASPVQKAASNGYMRKNIYVLNKGATARQEAPSASAGALQAGATALQTAPVVEQEESTDDYSKKIREARMKGYEGDACGDCGNFTLVRNGTCMKCNTCGSTSGCS